A genome region from Acidobacteriota bacterium includes the following:
- a CDS encoding S9 family peptidase, producing MPPPRAPQRPHRHEKHGDVRGDDYYWLRERDNPAVREYLEAENAYVREAMAGTAGFEQRLFEEIKGRIEQTDMSAPYRENGHRYYRRYEEGREYEIHCRRPFPGSGKADAPADREQVILDVNRVAAGHAFCQVASRPVSPSAHLLAYAVDTVGRRQYTIRVRDLATGEDLPDVVADVTSNIAWAADSKALFYARHDPTTLRPYQILRHRLGDDPSDDRLVHEETDDTFSCGVWLSRSRRYVLIGSFQTLTTEFRYLDATNPGASPRVLLPRERGHEYDIDHYRGRFYIRSNGGARNFRLLEADDEAPARDAWRELIPHRDDVLITGFELFRDHLVVAERHAGLTRLRVRRWDGPEHHIAFDEAACAVSIGTNREPETTTLRFHYSSLTTPPSVYDYDMDTRARTLLKREKVLGDFDPGRYETERLLATAPDGVRVPISLVRRKRETSGSGATADAGPAPLLLYGYGAYGISMEPTFRSARLSLLDRGFTYAIAHVRGGEELGRRWYDDGKLRKKKNSFTDFIACAEHLVAAGCTAPGRLFAMGGSAGGLLMGAVVNMRPDLFHGVVAQVPFVDVVTTMLDESIPLTTGEYDEWGNPNRAGDYAYIRSYSPYDNMEPVTWPHLLVMTGLHDSQVQYWEPAKWVARRRTLQPGDGRRLLLKTNMDAGHGGASGRFRQYRETALQYAFLLDLADRADRDSASS from the coding sequence ATGCCGCCTCCCCGCGCCCCGCAGCGCCCGCACCGCCACGAGAAGCACGGCGATGTCCGCGGCGACGACTACTACTGGCTGCGCGAGCGCGACAACCCCGCGGTGCGGGAATACCTGGAAGCGGAGAACGCCTACGTCCGGGAAGCGATGGCGGGCACGGCCGGCTTCGAGCAACGGCTGTTCGAGGAGATCAAGGGGCGCATCGAGCAGACGGACATGTCGGCGCCGTACCGCGAGAACGGACATCGGTACTACCGCCGGTACGAGGAGGGCCGAGAGTACGAGATCCACTGCCGCCGGCCGTTTCCGGGCAGCGGCAAGGCGGATGCCCCGGCGGACCGCGAGCAGGTGATCCTGGACGTCAACCGGGTGGCCGCGGGGCACGCGTTCTGCCAGGTGGCGTCCCGCCCGGTCAGTCCCAGTGCGCATCTGCTTGCCTATGCCGTGGATACCGTCGGGCGGAGGCAGTACACGATCCGCGTGCGCGACCTCGCCACGGGAGAGGATCTGCCGGACGTTGTCGCCGACGTCACCTCCAACATCGCCTGGGCGGCCGACAGCAAGGCGTTGTTCTACGCGAGGCACGATCCGACCACGTTGCGCCCGTACCAGATCCTGCGGCATCGGCTCGGCGACGATCCGTCCGACGACAGGCTCGTCCACGAGGAGACCGACGACACGTTCTCGTGCGGGGTCTGGCTGAGCCGGTCCAGGCGCTACGTCCTGATCGGGTCGTTCCAGACCCTGACCACCGAGTTCCGCTATCTCGACGCCACGAACCCCGGCGCGTCGCCGAGGGTCCTGCTCCCCCGGGAACGGGGGCACGAGTACGACATCGACCACTACCGGGGACGTTTCTACATCCGGTCGAACGGCGGCGCCCGCAACTTCCGGCTGCTGGAGGCGGACGACGAGGCGCCGGCGCGGGACGCCTGGCGAGAGCTGATCCCCCACCGGGACGACGTGCTGATCACGGGGTTCGAGCTCTTTCGCGACCACCTGGTGGTGGCCGAGCGGCACGCCGGGCTCACGCGGCTCCGCGTGCGGCGGTGGGACGGGCCCGAGCACCACATCGCGTTCGACGAGGCGGCCTGCGCGGTCTCGATCGGCACGAACCGCGAGCCGGAGACGACCACGCTCCGCTTCCACTACAGCTCGCTGACCACGCCGCCCTCGGTCTACGACTACGACATGGATACCCGCGCGCGCACGCTGCTCAAGCGCGAGAAGGTCCTGGGCGACTTCGACCCCGGGCGCTACGAGACGGAGCGGCTGCTCGCGACCGCGCCGGACGGGGTGCGCGTGCCGATCTCGCTGGTCCGCCGAAAGCGGGAGACCTCCGGCAGCGGCGCCACGGCCGACGCCGGTCCGGCGCCGCTGCTCCTCTACGGCTACGGCGCCTACGGCATCAGCATGGAGCCGACGTTCCGCTCGGCGCGCCTGAGCCTGCTGGATCGCGGGTTCACCTACGCCATCGCCCACGTCCGCGGCGGAGAGGAGCTCGGCCGCCGGTGGTACGACGACGGCAAGCTGCGGAAGAAGAAGAACTCCTTCACCGACTTCATCGCCTGCGCCGAGCACCTCGTCGCGGCCGGGTGCACGGCGCCCGGGCGGCTCTTCGCCATGGGCGGCAGCGCCGGCGGTCTGCTGATGGGCGCCGTCGTGAACATGCGTCCCGACCTGTTCCACGGCGTGGTCGCGCAGGTGCCGTTCGTCGACGTCGTGACCACGATGCTCGACGAGTCCATCCCGCTGACCACCGGCGAGTACGACGAGTGGGGGAATCCGAACCGGGCGGGGGACTACGCGTACATCCGGTCATACTCGCCGTACGACAACATGGAGCCGGTGACCTGGCCGCACCTGCTCGTGATGACCGGCCTGCACGACTCGCAGGTGCAGTACTGGGAGCCGGCGAAGTGGGTGGCCCGGCGCCGCACGCTGCAGCCGGGCGACGGCCGGCGGTTGTTGCTGAAGACCAACATGGATGCCGGACACGGCGGCGCGTCCGGACGCTTCCGGCAGTATCGGGAGACCGCGCTCCAGTACGCGTTCCTGCTGGACCTGGCGGACCGGGCCGACCGCGATTCCGCGTCATCCTGA